From a single uncultured Methanobrevibacter sp. genomic region:
- a CDS encoding LUD domain-containing protein: MKPSELETMRKSFNTVKNRSNSIKDSPSAKRLESRVREIKKYSIEHNEELFSQVRESFKRNDIDCRFAETADDAIDIIDGLLDEYDASVVAKAKSNTLGEINLKAHLAEKSIDVVETDLGDRILQLKKTDNKPVHPTGPASHLNVSNIADIVNDSLDVNVSARPREIMETVRSDVLNRLKNANVGISGANAIASEEGSCVMVHNEGNISIVSLKDLHIIVAGIDKIVPTLEDAISLVKLETIFATGSYVTSYMNVISGPSKTADIEKKLLKNMYGAERVVVIFLDNGRSEATPECLYCIGCGNCVVHCPVYNAVGNEFGFNNYLGGRGVAMSKFIEDDETCYNSGLYMCTLCGLCTLNCPVAIPTNEIIENMRKMSTEVGFYPKAHGIIKDNVSKKDSPY; the protein is encoded by the coding sequence ATGAAGCCGAGTGAACTTGAAACCATGAGAAAATCATTTAACACAGTTAAAAACAGATCAAATTCAATAAAGGATTCACCATCTGCCAAAAGACTTGAATCAAGAGTCCGTGAAATCAAAAAGTATTCCATTGAGCACAATGAAGAGCTCTTCAGTCAGGTTAGGGAGTCATTCAAACGCAATGACATTGACTGCAGATTTGCCGAAACTGCAGATGATGCAATTGATATCATAGACGGCCTGCTTGATGAGTATGATGCATCTGTTGTAGCTAAAGCAAAATCAAATACCTTAGGTGAAATTAATCTGAAAGCTCATTTGGCCGAAAAAAGTATTGATGTAGTTGAAACTGATCTTGGAGACAGAATTTTACAGCTTAAAAAGACAGACAATAAGCCGGTTCATCCGACAGGCCCTGCTTCACATCTCAATGTTTCAAACATAGCTGATATTGTAAATGATTCTCTTGACGTTAATGTATCTGCCAGGCCACGTGAAATTATGGAGACTGTCAGAAGTGATGTGCTGAATCGCCTAAAAAATGCAAACGTAGGTATAAGTGGAGCCAATGCAATTGCATCCGAAGAGGGGTCATGTGTAATGGTGCACAATGAGGGCAATATTTCAATAGTTTCACTAAAAGATTTGCATATAATCGTAGCTGGAATTGATAAAATTGTACCTACTTTGGAAGACGCAATCTCTCTTGTAAAGCTTGAAACAATTTTTGCAACAGGAAGCTATGTAACCTCATATATGAATGTAATATCCGGACCGTCAAAAACAGCAGACATTGAAAAGAAACTGCTTAAAAACATGTACGGCGCTGAAAGAGTTGTTGTAATTTTTCTAGACAATGGAAGAAGCGAAGCTACACCTGAATGCCTTTACTGTATAGGCTGCGGCAACTGTGTAGTTCACTGTCCTGTATATAATGCAGTAGGCAATGAATTTGGCTTCAACAATTATCTGGGCGGCCGTGGTGTTGCAATGTCAAAATTTATAGAGGATGATGAGACCTGCTATAATTCAGGTCTTTACATGTGCACATTATGCGGATTATGCACTTTAAACTGTCCGGTAGCTATTCCAACAAATGAAATCATTGAAAATATGAGAAAAATGTCAACTGAAGTTGGATTCTATCCTAAAGCTCACGGCATAATTAAGGATAATGTCTCCAAAAAAGATTCTCCATATTAA
- a CDS encoding (Fe-S)-binding protein has protein sequence MLYFRGCTARERETNIQKATEALLKKAGIDYTILEDEKCCGSVLLRTGFTDEAKKQIEKNSKVFKNQKVLTSCAGCYKTLKEDYDDVDVIHISQLLEELIKDDKLVFSKKDLDVTYHDSCHLGRHLNVFDAPRNVIKSVANLLEMENIRENSLCCGAGGGVKSAYPEIADQMAQTRINQAKQTGCTTLVTACPFCKLNLENDGMEVLDLCEFLVKYGDADEAE, from the coding sequence ATGCTTTATTTTAGAGGATGTACTGCAAGAGAGCGGGAAACCAATATTCAAAAGGCAACCGAAGCTCTTTTAAAAAAAGCAGGAATCGACTATACTATTTTAGAAGATGAAAAATGCTGCGGTTCAGTATTGCTCAGGACAGGTTTTACTGACGAAGCCAAAAAGCAGATTGAAAAGAACTCTAAGGTATTTAAAAATCAGAAAGTTCTCACATCATGTGCGGGATGTTATAAGACTCTAAAGGAGGATTATGACGATGTTGATGTTATCCACATATCCCAGCTTTTAGAAGAACTTATTAAAGATGATAAACTTGTTTTTTCCAAAAAGGATTTGGATGTAACCTATCATGATTCATGCCATCTCGGACGTCACCTGAATGTTTTTGATGCGCCGAGAAATGTCATCAAATCTGTTGCAAATCTGCTTGAAATGGAAAACATTCGTGAAAACAGTTTATGCTGCGGTGCCGGCGGAGGCGTAAAATCAGCATATCCTGAAATAGCAGACCAGATGGCGCAGACAAGAATCAATCAGGCAAAGCAAACCGGATGTACCACACTGGTGACAGCATGTCCTTTCTGCAAGCTCAATCTGGAAAATGATGGAATGGAAGTACTTGATTTATGTGAATTTTTAGTAAAATATGGTGATGCGGATGAAGCCGAGTGA
- a CDS encoding DUF2304 domain-containing protein produces MYLYALIFPVIALIAIIWFITRYLKGKNSFFTVLLWSLFWIVVSLFAIFPEVSMTFARIFGITRGLDFIIILVFVILFYTVLKLYFIVDNMQNNLNKVVKELALKNEITLDDEEE; encoded by the coding sequence ATGTATTTATATGCTTTAATATTTCCAGTTATTGCTTTAATAGCAATCATATGGTTTATAACAAGATATTTAAAAGGGAAAAACTCATTTTTTACTGTTTTGTTATGGTCATTATTTTGGATAGTTGTCAGTCTGTTTGCAATCTTTCCCGAAGTAAGTATGACCTTTGCACGGATATTCGGTATTACCCGTGGTCTGGACTTTATAATTATCTTGGTATTTGTAATATTGTTTTACACAGTTTTAAAATTATATTTCATTGTAGACAACATGCAGAACAACTTGAACAAGGTTGTTAAGGAACTTGCATTAAAAAATGAAATCACTCTTGACGATGAAGAGGAATAA
- a CDS encoding glycosyltransferase family 2 protein, which yields MEYELTAEDKDATYVVLPAYNESTRIQPVIEDIAKKGYNMVIVNDGSSDNTLEVIKQSKKKYPSKVHIFNLLINRGVGIATQTGFEAVLRYNPKYIVSMDSDGQHSADDLDEVIKPLVTGQAQAVIGVRPLDDMPFSRKYANAIMNLLTRIFYRVDVSDSQTGFRAITVDALDKISINATGYLISSEFIREINDNNIPFAEVPIQTIYTPETQAKGTNAVVALKILLQMIKHQF from the coding sequence ATGGAATATGAACTGACTGCCGAAGACAAGGATGCAACCTATGTAGTTCTTCCGGCATACAATGAATCAACAAGAATCCAGCCGGTTATAGAGGATATAGCCAAGAAAGGATATAATATGGTAATTGTCAATGACGGCTCTTCAGACAATACTCTTGAAGTTATTAAGCAGTCCAAAAAGAAGTATCCTAGTAAGGTTCATATTTTTAATTTATTGATCAATCGTGGTGTGGGTATTGCTACACAAACTGGTTTTGAGGCAGTTTTGAGATACAATCCGAAATATATTGTGAGCATGGACTCTGACGGCCAGCATTCAGCTGATGATTTGGATGAGGTCATAAAACCTTTAGTTACCGGTCAGGCTCAGGCTGTAATTGGCGTAAGGCCTCTGGATGACATGCCTTTCAGCAGAAAATATGCTAATGCAATCATGAATCTTTTAACAAGAATATTCTATCGTGTGGATGTAAGTGACTCTCAGACAGGTTTCAGGGCAATAACCGTTGATGCACTTGACAAAATCAGCATCAATGCTACAGGTTATCTCATTTCTTCAGAATTCATACGTGAAATTAATGACAACAATATTCCGTTTGCTGAAGTTCCAATCCAGACAATATATACTCCTGAAACCCAGGCAAAGGGAACAAATGCGGTTGTTGCGCTAAAAATATTATTACAGATGATTAAACATCAATTTTAA